Within the Beduinella massiliensis genome, the region TGCACCCGCTCGCGCCGCGCATCCGCTGCGCGGAGATATCCGTGGTCGCGCAGGGGAAAAGGGCCGTCGCCTACGTGCGAAACGACGAGGGCCCTTCCTTCGTCTTTGAGAGCGTCGACTTCGGGGAAACCTGGTCGCCGCCCATGGAAAACACCCTGCCCATCGGAAACTCCAAGATTTTTGCCGGCGTTCTATCGGACGGGCGGCCGTATCTGGTGTATAATCAGGATCGCGGGTATTTTGTGCGCACGCTGCTGGTGCTCGCGGTCGCGGACCGGGAGACGGGGCGGTTCAGCCGGGTGTACAAGCTTTTCGAGGGTCAGGACGAACAGCTCGGCCGGGGACGAACCTGGTTCTATCCCTGCGCCTGCGAGCAGGACGGCTATCTGTACGTGGCCGCCACGCTTCAGGAACCCACGGACGTTCGAAGCGCCGTGATGGCCAAGATGCCCATCGCGTCTTTATAAGAGGACAGGAGTGAGATTTCAGATGAAGATTACATTGCTGGAGCCGATCGGCATTTCGCAGGCGTTGCTTTCGGAGCTCTCCGAGCCGATCCGGGCGGCGGGACACGAATTTTGCAGCTATGCGGACCGCACCTGCGATCCGGGCGAGCTGGCGGAGCGTTCGCGGGGCAGCGAGGTGGTGATGATCGCGAACACGCCTTACCCGAACGAGGTGATCCGCGCTAACCCCGGCCTGAAGATGATCGACGTGGCCTTCACCGGCATCGACCACATCGGCCACGAGGCCTGCCGTGAGCGGGGCGTTCAAATCTGCAATGCGGCGAATTACTCGAACCAGACCGTCGCGGAGCTGGTCATCGGGCTCACGATCGGCCTGCTGCGAAAGATCGATCTGGCAGGCGAACGCGTGCGCACGGGCGGCACGGCGGCGGGCCTCATGGGCCGCGAGATCGCCGGGCGCACGGTGGGCATCATCGGCACCGGGCGCATCGGCATGCTCACAGCCCGGCTCTTTCACGCCTTTGGCGCAAGGCTCATCGCTTATTCCCGCAGCCGCAACCCGGAGGCGGAATCGCTGGGCATGACCTACGTATCCCTGGAAGAGCTCCTGCGGGAAAGCGACATCGTTTCGCTGCACACGCCCAGCAACGCGGCGACGCGCGGCATGATCGGCGCGGAGCAGATCGCGCTGATGAAGCCGGACGCCCTCTTCATCAACTGCGCGCGCGGCCCCATCGTGGACAGCCGCGCGCTGGCCGACGCGCTGAACGAGGGGCGCATCGCGGGCGCGGGCATCGACGTGTTCGACGCGGAGCCGCCGATTCCGGCGGACGAGCCGCTGCTGCACGCGAAGAACGCGCTGCTCACGCCGCACATCGCCTTCGCTTCGGAGGAATCCATGGTGCGCCGCGCGCGGATCGCTTTTTCAAACGTGTACGCCTACTTGAAGGGCGCGCCGGAAAACCTGTGCAGGCTGGAGTAGGAAAACGTCAGCCCCGCGGCAAGGCCGGTCGATGCGATTGCAAAGGAGAAAGGAAAGGCACGCTCGCAGTGCGACGCTGTATCGGCAATCTGTCCGTCCCGCCGGAATCCAACCGGCGGGACGGATTTTGACGTTTACGGCGCCCCTGCGCGCGCGGGCGCCCCGGTTGACAGCCCCGGACAAAAGCGCCTATAATATCCCTGAAGCGCGATATTTGACGCATGGGGACGAGAATTGGCGACGCGGCGGACGCCGCTGAAAGGGGGCGCCATGTTGGAATATCTCATCTTTACCTTAAATCCGCCCTTTCAGGGCGAGCTTCGCGTGCAGGTGCGCGTGTACGACGGCAGCGTGCAGGTGACGGTCAAGAGCGAGGATTATCCCGCCGAAAACGGAGACACCTGGCTGGAGGGCGAGGCGGCGCAGCGGTTTTTGCAGGCGCTGCAAAACGTGCGCATCAGCGGCTGGCGCTCCGCCTACGCGGAGGACGGCCCCCAGGACGGCATGACGTGGTCGATCGAGTACAAGCAGGCGGGCAAGCACTGCCGGACGATCAGCGGCAGGAACGCCGGGCCGGAAAACTGGCTGGACTTCCTTTCGGTCATGGACTGCGTGGCCCCGGTGCTCAACCCCGCCCAGGTCGACCGCATCTCGCTGGAGGTAAACTTCCCGGCGGAGGCGTGGACGGAGGAGGGCGCGAGCCGCGAATTTCTGGTGGCCGACCGCGCCAAGGGGCTGCTGCTGCTCGGATGCGCCACCGCGGAGGGGCGCATCACCTCGCGCGATTACTACGCGCCGGAGGACGTGAGCCTGCTGCTCGACCGCATCGGCGCGCTCCCCTTTGAGCAGCCGGCGAAGGCGGCGGAAGAGGGGGAGGACCTGCCGGTCTACAAGCTGACCTTGGAGCGCCACAAGCAGAGCCCGCTCACGATCAGCGGGCTGTACGGCAGGCAGGGGCTGCCCGCGTGCTGGCACGGGCTCATGGAGGCCATCGAGGCCTTCCGCTCGGCATTCGGCTACCGCGAACGCCTGGTGCTCCCGCGCGTGTACGCGCGCGACCTGCGGGGGGAAACCTACCTCTATTGCAGCGTGTCCTTCGGGGGCAGCCCGAGGAGCTATTACTACCGGACGGACGATCCGCGCATCGCGCCGGGCGACGCCGTGCGCGTGCCGTTCGGGGAGGAGGAGCGCGCGGGGGTCGTCGAGGCGGTTGGGCGCTTTTCGGCGCAGGACGTGCCCTATCCGCTGGAGCGGACGAAGTGGATCCTGGAGAAAATCGACGGGGAATCATAAAAAATACCGGCTGTCCGCGATGGGACGGCCGATATTTTTTTCTCCGTTTTCAGCCTGCGCCGGTCTCGCCGCTCGCTCACTTTCCGCCGGTGAGACGGACGTCGCGCCCGGCGAACCGCAGCAGGCGCATGTGCCGCGTATCCAGCAGGCGCGAGGCCACGCGCTCGGTGTAGGCGGCCTGCAGCTCGACGGGCGAAAGATTCGTGCTCACCACGGTGCCCTTTTCCGCGAGGATGCGCTCGTTCAGAATATGGTAGATCGATTCGATGGTCACATTTTCGATCATCGGTTCGGCGCCCAGGTCGTCCAGCAGCAGCAGGTCGCAGCCGCGCATTTCGTCCACCGTCTGCGCATCCTGCCCGTTCCAGTGATAACGCCGCATGACCTCGACGAGGCGGTAGGCCGTCATGCGCAGCACCGTGTACCCCCGCTCGAGCACGCGCTGGGCGACGCAGTTCATGAGGAACGTCTTGCCCAGGCCCGACTTGCCGCTGAGCAGCAGCCCGCGCGCCGGTACGTCCGGGAACGCGTCCGCGTAGCGCTCGCAGATGTCGCGCATGCGCGACATGTAGGCGCGCTGGGTGACGCCCGTGCCCGGAATCACCTCGTCCGGAAAGACGGCTTCGTCGAACGCCGCAAAGTTTTCCCGGTCGAGCCCCGCGAGGTTCTCGTCCTGATACAGGCGGTTCATCACGCGCTGGCGCAGGCAGGCGCACTGCTCGTGGATGGGCTCGCCCACGTAGCCCGTGTCGCGGCAGACGGGGCAGCGGTAGACGGGCTGCAGATAGTCCTCCGAAAAGCCCAGGCGCGAGAGCTCCGCGCGCAGGCTTTGGTTGAGCGTCTCCAGCTCCGCCTCGAGCCCGGCGGCGATGCGCTGCGCCTCCTCCGGCCGGGCAAAGGCGGCGCGCATGCGCGCGTAGAAGATTTCCTCGCGCCGCGCAAGCAGGCGCGCCGCCTCTCCGGAACGGGCGGCGACCTCCTCACGGCGGCGCAGCTCCTCGCGCCGGTTGAGCGCGCGCTGGTTCTCGTACGCTGCGAGCTGCTCGCGCAGCACGTTTTCACGGCTGATCATGCATTCCCTCCGTCTTCGTCCTTCATGATGTCAAAGAAGAGCGCGTCGAGCTCGTCCTCCGAATAGGTGCGCTGTTCGTAGCGGTGCTTGGCCACTTCCCTGACGGGGCGCGTAGCGGACGGCTTTGCCCCGGCGGCGGCGGGCGCACCGCCCGCGCCGCGGCGGTCGTGCTCGGCCCGCGCGCTTGCGGCGTCGTGGATGCCCGCTGCGTTCCAGCTTCCCAAGATCTTGTCGATGAAGGGCATGGGCGCCTTCGCGCCCACCGCGTAGGCGGCGGCCAGCAGCAATACATCCTGCGGCATGCCCAGGTCGTCCTGCCAACGGTGCAGGAGCCTGCGATCGGCGGCAGAGGGGCGAGCCTCCACGCCGGCGGCTTCGTATATCTGCTGGAGCTGGCCGTTGTCCCGCTTGACGGCGCGCAGATAGTCCTCCGCCGCGGCGCGGGTGAACAGCCCGCGCTGGCGCCACGCGTCCAGCCGCTGGCCCACGGAGTCGAGGCTGTTGCCGCCGTTGTGGTGGGCGACCTGCGCGGCGAGCAGGATCGCGTCCCACTCGAAGCCCTGCTGCTGCCACAGCGCGATGACCGAGACGTCGTGCTCCGTGGGGGAGACGCTGCGCCGGCCGAGCTGGGCGAGCAGCTCGCGCGCCGGGGCCATGGCCTGCTGCTCCTGCGTAAGGCGCGCGGCGATCTCGCCCGCGTCCCGCGTGCCCAGCTTGTGCTGGCGGCTGAGGATGCCGTCCAGGTAGGCCATGGTGGGCGTGCCCTTCGTCGTCTCGCGGCAGGCCTCGAGCACGGCCTCCGCCGTGAAGCCCCAGTCGCGCACCCACTTGTTGAAGAGCGCCTCCTCGTCCTGCGAGGGCTCGCGGCGCTGGCCGAGCCTGCGCAGCACCCGCCGCAGGTCCTGCTTCATCTGCTTGGAGGAACGCGTCATCTCCTCCACGTCTTCGATGGTCGTGACGCCGCCCTGCGCCCACTCGCGCGCGAGCGCGTCCGCCTTTTCAAAGGAGAAGCGGATGCCGTACAGGTCGATGCAGTGGCGGATGAGCATCAGCACCACCTCCTGCGGCAGCTCCAGAATCTCCATCCAGTCGTAGATGCGCTGGTAATCCTGCTCGTAGAGGCGGCGCTTTTTGTCAAAGAGGCTTCGCAGCTCCTCGTTGAACTCGCGGTAGCGGTACAGGTCCTGCGAAGGGTCCGTGCTCGCGGTGAGCTGGGCCTGCTTGAGGTTCTTGTAGGCGTAGGCGGGCGGGTTGTCGCCCACGCGGCGCACCGCGCCCTGGCGCTCCCAATACTGAAAGGCGCGGAACACCGCGTCTTCCTCCATCCCCAAATCCTTGGCCATGGCGGCAAGGCTCATGCGCTCGGCGGGATGGTAGCACTGCATCAGGCCGTAGATGTAGACCTTGACGAAATCGCCCGGCGCGCGCAGCATGTATTCCTGAATGTAGAGGTTCTCCAGCGGCGTGCAGTCGAAGAGGGCGTACGGATCCTGAAAGGTGCAAAAGGGCATGCGGCATTCTCTCCTGTATCGTTGATAGCGTTATGATAACACAAACGCGCGCGCAATACCAGCGCGAAAAGAGGCTGACCCGTCCCTGGCTTTAGGTGCGCGCGCCCGCGAAGTATGCTATACTGTGTGGAGCAAAGGAGGAATGCAGGTGGACAATCGTTGGATAGATACATCGCGCATCTCGCTGGAGGGGCTTCTCAACACGCGCGACCTGGGCGGCTGCCCGGCGGCGGGTGGGCTGCGCGTCCGCAGCGGGCGGCTGCTGCGCAGCGGCATGCTCGCGCGCGCCAGGGGGCGGGACATCGAAATCTTAAAGGCCGAGCACGGGCTTAGGACGGTGGTGGACTTTCGCACCCCCACGGAGGCGTCGCAGATGCCCGACCCCGCCATCGAAGGCGTGCGCTACGTCTCCGCGCCCCTGCTGGACGAGGAGAACCTCGGCGTCACCCGCGAGGCGAAGGTCGATTTTACGGACTACGTGGGCCAGATGCTCTTTTACGTGAAGACCGCCGGGACGGACATCGGCGCGTACTTTGAAAAGACCTACCCCGCCATCGCTACGGGCGAGGGGGCCATGCGCCAGCTCCGCCGCTTCTTCGACGTGCTGCTGGAGCAGGAGGAAGGCGCGGTGCTCTACCACTGCACGGCGGGCAAGGACCGCGTGGGCACGGCGACGGCGCTGCTGCTTTCGGCGCTGGGCGTCCCAAGGGAGCTGATCGTCGAGGATTTCCTCTTTACCAACGCCTGCCTGCGGGAGGAGACGGAGGGCATGATGCGCGCGGCGGCCACCCGCACCGAAGATGAGGCGGCGGTGCACGCGCTTGCGATGCTCAACTCTGTGCGAGCGAGCTATCTGGAGGCGGTCTTCGCCGCCATCGAGGCGCGCTTCGGCTCGGTGGAGGCCTACCTTTCGGACTGCATGGGCCTGACGGACGAGCGGCTTGCAAAGCTTAGGTCGATGTACCTCGCGTGAGGAACGGCGCGGAGGGGCACGCACCCATCCGCGCCGTTTGATCCCTGTTATTTGATATTTAAATATCAAATACTTTCTTTTTGTGTCCAAATATATGTTGATTTTGTGTGAGAGATTGATGTATAATAAACGAAGCGGGCGGTGCGCCCGGATTGTATTAAAGGAGGAGAAACACATGTTGGGAAGGAAAGCGCTGTCCGTGCTGCTGGTGCTCGCGATGCTGCTGGGCCTTGGTGCGGCCGCGTCGGCCGAGGGCATGACGCCGGGCACGTACACGCAGACGGTAAACGCGATGCACGGGCCGCTGACGGTGGAGGTGACCGTCAGCGCGGACAGGATTGAATCCGTCGAGGTGACGGATCACGTGGAGACGCCGGGCGTCGGCGACCAGGCGGTGAAGGACATTCCGGAGCGCGTCGTGGGCGCGCAGTCCCTCGCGGTGGACGCGGTCACGGGCGTCACGATTTCCAGCCGCGCGATTCTCTCCGCGGTGGAAAAGTGCCTGGCGGAGGCGGGCGCGGACGTGGACGCGCTGAAGGCCGCGCCTGAGAAGACCCCGGCGGGCGACGTCGAGGCCACGGCGGACGTCGTCATCGTGGGCGGAGGCGGCGCGGGCCTGGCGGCGGCGGTCGCGGCGACGGACGCGGGCGCGTCGGTCATCCTGATCGAGAAGTCCGGCTTCCTGGGCGGCAACTCGATCGTCGCGGGCGGCATCTACAACGCGCCCGACCCGACCAAGCAGGACTATGCCACCAACGTCTCCGGCGACTTGGGCTCGCTGGTGGAAGCGGCCATCGCGGAGGAACCCGTGAGCGACGCGCACAAGGCGCTGATGGACGCGGTGCGCGCGGAGTACGAGGCCTTCCGGCAGACCGATAAGACCATTTACGACAGCCCGAACTGGTTCGCGCTGCAGACCTGGAACGGCGGCGACAAGGTCGCCGAGCTGAGCATGGTGCAGGAGCTGGCGGACAATTCGCTCTCCAGCCTCAAGTGGCTGGAAGGCATGGGCATGGAGTTCACCGACACGATCACCCACGGCGCGGGCTCGCTGTACCCGCGCACGCACGCGGCCGTGAAGCCCAACGGCGTGGGCTACATCGACGCCTTTACGCAGACGCTTTCCAGCCGCGAGGGCTACACGCAGATGATGGAGACGACCGGCAAGAGCCTCATCGTGGAGGACGGCAAGGTCGTCGGCGTCGTCGCGGAGGGCAAGGACGGCAACGCCGTCACCCTGCACGCGACGAAGGGCGTCATCCTCGCGACCGGCGGCTTCGCGGGCAACGTGGAGCTGCGCCAGAAGTACTGCGAGGGCGAGAAGTGGCCCGACCTGAGCGCGAAGGTGCCGACCAGCAACATGCCGGCGGTCACCGGCGACGGCATCTTCATGGCCGAGGCGGCGGGCGCGCAGCTCGTCAACATGGAGCAGATTCAGCTTCTGCCCTACTGCAACCCGCAGACGGGCGCGACCTACGACATCATGAGCGGCAGCACGCTGGGTATCTTCGTCAACAAGGAAGGCACGCGCTTCGTGCGCGAGGACGGCCGCCGCGACGAGATGGCCAAGGCCATCATCGACCAGACGGACGGGATGATGTACATCGTCTTCAGCGGCGACAGCGCGAGCCTTGAGAGCAAGGCGCTGGGCGGCCTGACGCTGAGCTACTACCTGGAGCACAACATGGCGGGCTACGTGATGGCGGACACCGTCGCGGAGCTGGCCGAGAAGCTCGGCGTGCCCGCGGACGCGCTGGAAAAGACCGTCGCGGACTACAACGGCTACGTGGAGGCCGGCGTGGCCGATCCCTTTGGCCGCGTCTCCTACGGCACGAAGATCGCGACCGGCCCCTTCTTCGCCTACCCGCGCAAGCCTGCCGTGCACCACACGATGGGCGGCGTGCGCATCGACGGCGAGGCCCACGCGCTGAGCGGCGAGGGCGCCCCGATTCCGGGCCTCTACTGCGCGGGCGAGATCACCGGCAACATCCACGGCGGCAACCGCCTGGGCGGCAACGCCATCGTCGATTTCTGCGTGTTCGGCCAGATCGCGGGCACGAACGCGGCGGCGGGCAAGTAAGGCGCGACACTGTGCCTGAAACTCGCTAACGCGCCAGAGACACCTCCCTCTTGAGACGGGGGGTGTCTTTTTATAAGCGGGAGCTTCTTATTTGGCGGTTACGAAATACCAGTTCGGATCGAGCGCGTATTGTTCCAATATCTCTTCGGGAAACAGGTCGGCGTTCGTGAGGGGAACGCCCTTGGAGGTGTAGATGACCGCAGTATAAGGAATAACAACCGGCCCACGAAACACCCAAAACGTTACGATAAGGTTGCCCGATTCGCCGCTGCGGACGTTCGCCGTGCCGTCCACGGAGAGGTGCCGGCCATAATCCGCGAGCGAAACGCTGCCCAGTTTATTCGGTTCCAGGTCTCCTTGTTCGATGGCCTGAACGGCTTGCAGGCGGGCAGACGCGTATAGGGCGTGCTCTACACGTACCTTGAGCATGCTCAGCGGCGCGCAGGTACATAAGATGACGACGGCGAGCCACGTCGCCAGAGGCCAGAGGGAGCGGTACTTCCATTTTTTCCAGCGCTTTATGCCAAAGATCAGGCAGCTTATCCCCATGAGCAGCGAGGCGATGCGAAGCAAATGGACAGGAATGAACATCAAAAACGGAGTGATCGCTTCGCTCATCTCATTTTGAAACCAGACAGACGCCAGTAAGACAACCGACCATACAATAAGAGCCGCCGCAATTTTTCCTGCACGCATATTGAACCCCTCATTTCCCACTTTTAAAAATGATTGTAACATAAACAGTGTGTTAAAACTAGGAAATTGGATGAAATTGGATGGCCTGCGCGCAGATGAACGAATAGGCGCGCCCGGCTTTTTTCGCCGCGCGTTCACATCCCGGCCATCTTTTTGCCCGCCGCGCGCGCTATGATGGACGAAAACGCTTGAGCGGGGGGAGATCGGTATGAAGAAGCGCGCGGCGATCTATCTGGCGGGGCTGCTCTGCTGCCTTTGCGTCTATGCGCTCGGGGACCGGCTTTCGCGCGGGGAATCGCAGCGGCTGGCCTTCCCGGATCAGGGCTTTTCCTTGCGCGTGCCGCAGGCATGGCGCTTTCAGGCGGAGGAGCCGGAGGCGGGCGGGCAGCTCCTGGGCTGGGCGGGCACGGAGGACGGGACCGCCTTTCTCTGCATCTCCGCCCGGCAGGAGGCGACGGGAGAGAGCCTTTCGGACAGGACGGAGGAGGAGCTCGCGGCGCTGGTAAAGGAATGGCAGGAGGCGGGCTACGAGCAGACCGGGACGAGCCGCGCGGGCGGCGTGACGTTCCTGACCTGCCGCTATCAGGGGGCGGACGGGTATCCCTGGATCACCTACACGACGTGGGCGGACGGCATGCAGCTCACGTTCGACTTCAGCGCGGACGCCGGGGGCGCGGAATTTCGCTCGCTGTGCCGGCAGATCATGTCCACGTTCACCTGGCTATCGTAGAAATGCGCGAGATTGTTACAGCCAAAACCCCGTTTATGTCGTATAATGGGGGTAACATGCTTTGGACATTGCCGATATGGGGAGGATGAAACACATGAACGAAGAGGAAAAGATTCTGTCGGGGGTGCTGTTTTCGCCCGGCGACCCGATGCTGAAGGCGATCAAGCTGAGGACGCACAACCTGTGCACGGAGTACAACCAAACCTTTGAGGACGAGACGGAAAAGCGGCGGCAGCTCGTCCGCGACATTTTCGCGGACGTGGCCGACGGCGTCTTTTTGCAGGGGCCGATCTACATCCATTACGGGAAGCACACGACGTTGGGAAGGCACTTTTTCGGGAACTTCAACCTGACGATTCAGGACGACGCGCC harbors:
- a CDS encoding NAD(P)-dependent oxidoreductase encodes the protein MKITLLEPIGISQALLSELSEPIRAAGHEFCSYADRTCDPGELAERSRGSEVVMIANTPYPNEVIRANPGLKMIDVAFTGIDHIGHEACRERGVQICNAANYSNQTVAELVIGLTIGLLRKIDLAGERVRTGGTAAGLMGREIAGRTVGIIGTGRIGMLTARLFHAFGARLIAYSRSRNPEAESLGMTYVSLEELLRESDIVSLHTPSNAATRGMIGAEQIALMKPDALFINCARGPIVDSRALADALNEGRIAGAGIDVFDAEPPIPADEPLLHAKNALLTPHIAFASEESMVRRARIAFSNVYAYLKGAPENLCRLE
- a CDS encoding ATP-binding protein encodes the protein MISRENVLREQLAAYENQRALNRREELRRREEVAARSGEAARLLARREEIFYARMRAAFARPEEAQRIAAGLEAELETLNQSLRAELSRLGFSEDYLQPVYRCPVCRDTGYVGEPIHEQCACLRQRVMNRLYQDENLAGLDRENFAAFDEAVFPDEVIPGTGVTQRAYMSRMRDICERYADAFPDVPARGLLLSGKSGLGKTFLMNCVAQRVLERGYTVLRMTAYRLVEVMRRYHWNGQDAQTVDEMRGCDLLLLDDLGAEPMIENVTIESIYHILNERILAEKGTVVSTNLSPVELQAAYTERVASRLLDTRHMRLLRFAGRDVRLTGGK
- a CDS encoding DnaD domain protein, which codes for MPFCTFQDPYALFDCTPLENLYIQEYMLRAPGDFVKVYIYGLMQCYHPAERMSLAAMAKDLGMEEDAVFRAFQYWERQGAVRRVGDNPPAYAYKNLKQAQLTASTDPSQDLYRYREFNEELRSLFDKKRRLYEQDYQRIYDWMEILELPQEVVLMLIRHCIDLYGIRFSFEKADALAREWAQGGVTTIEDVEEMTRSSKQMKQDLRRVLRRLGQRREPSQDEEALFNKWVRDWGFTAEAVLEACRETTKGTPTMAYLDGILSRQHKLGTRDAGEIAARLTQEQQAMAPARELLAQLGRRSVSPTEHDVSVIALWQQQGFEWDAILLAAQVAHHNGGNSLDSVGQRLDAWRQRGLFTRAAAEDYLRAVKRDNGQLQQIYEAAGVEARPSAADRRLLHRWQDDLGMPQDVLLLAAAYAVGAKAPMPFIDKILGSWNAAGIHDAASARAEHDRRGAGGAPAAAGAKPSATRPVREVAKHRYEQRTYSEDELDALFFDIMKDEDGGNA
- a CDS encoding tyrosine-protein phosphatase: MDNRWIDTSRISLEGLLNTRDLGGCPAAGGLRVRSGRLLRSGMLARARGRDIEILKAEHGLRTVVDFRTPTEASQMPDPAIEGVRYVSAPLLDEENLGVTREAKVDFTDYVGQMLFYVKTAGTDIGAYFEKTYPAIATGEGAMRQLRRFFDVLLEQEEGAVLYHCTAGKDRVGTATALLLSALGVPRELIVEDFLFTNACLREETEGMMRAAATRTEDEAAVHALAMLNSVRASYLEAVFAAIEARFGSVEAYLSDCMGLTDERLAKLRSMYLA
- a CDS encoding flavocytochrome c gives rise to the protein MLGRKALSVLLVLAMLLGLGAAASAEGMTPGTYTQTVNAMHGPLTVEVTVSADRIESVEVTDHVETPGVGDQAVKDIPERVVGAQSLAVDAVTGVTISSRAILSAVEKCLAEAGADVDALKAAPEKTPAGDVEATADVVIVGGGGAGLAAAVAATDAGASVILIEKSGFLGGNSIVAGGIYNAPDPTKQDYATNVSGDLGSLVEAAIAEEPVSDAHKALMDAVRAEYEAFRQTDKTIYDSPNWFALQTWNGGDKVAELSMVQELADNSLSSLKWLEGMGMEFTDTITHGAGSLYPRTHAAVKPNGVGYIDAFTQTLSSREGYTQMMETTGKSLIVEDGKVVGVVAEGKDGNAVTLHATKGVILATGGFAGNVELRQKYCEGEKWPDLSAKVPTSNMPAVTGDGIFMAEAAGAQLVNMEQIQLLPYCNPQTGATYDIMSGSTLGIFVNKEGTRFVREDGRRDEMAKAIIDQTDGMMYIVFSGDSASLESKALGGLTLSYYLEHNMAGYVMADTVAELAEKLGVPADALEKTVADYNGYVEAGVADPFGRVSYGTKIATGPFFAYPRKPAVHHTMGGVRIDGEAHALSGEGAPIPGLYCAGEITGNIHGGNRLGGNAIVDFCVFGQIAGTNAAAGK